TCGAGCGTCGACCAGTCTTCCACCTCCGACATCCAGCCGTACTGTTCCTGCACGATGTGGGCGAACTCGTGTGCCAACAGGAGTTCGGTGGCGTTCGCGTTCTCCGCTCGCGTCGCGGCTTCGGTGACGTGAACGACGGACCCGTCCATCGCACGGCCACCGAGCGTGGAATCCGGTTCGGGGAGACGTTCGTTCGGGACGAGACCGGTCCGTCGGTAGAACGGTGGCAGTCGTGCGCCGAAATCGTCCGCGCTACGTCGTGGAAACACCCGGTCGTATGGGAGTACTTGGAGGGTCACCGGGCCGCGCGGCTCGAGGCCGTAGAGGTCGAACACCCGGTACATCACACGGGTCGCATTCACCGGGAGGTCGCCGCCGATCACGTCCACGGTCGGCGCCGTGGTGGCGGTCGGGGGGACTGTCGTCCGAGGTACGTCGCCAGCGGTCGTCCCCGTCGGAGTCGAGGGCGCCCCCGAGCCGTCGGTACCGCCGCCGACGGTGCCGCCACAGCCGGCAACGACGAGCAGGAGACACGCGAACACGGCCGCCAGTTCGCGGTTCACGACAATAATCCACGACGTATCGAGTAAAAAGCTCTCGGTCAGTTCGGCAACGAATCTGTGTCCGGATTGCTCGGTCCCTCGGGAGACTCACGACACCACCCGGGTTCCGGGACTGATCGAACTCGGAGCGGCTCTTACCGACCGAACGGCCTCGCCTGTGGGTCGAACCCGTACGCCTCGTCGGCCTGCGAGTATCCCGTCACCGTCGACGGGAGCGGTACCTGTGTCGCCTCCGTTCGAAGCGATCCGGAAACGGAGTCTTCCGAAACAGTCGTGTTCCCCTCGCCGCTCACCGTACAGTTCGTGAGGGTGACCTGATTCGCTTCTCCGCCGTCTCTGATCACCTCGCTCTCGGTGTCGTTGTGGAAGTGGCAGCCGCGGAATTCGACGGAGACGTCGTCGCCTTTGATCTCGACGAGACCGTCCGACCCGGGTGCATCGGCCCCGAAGACGAACCAACAGTTCTCGACGACGAACTGCCCCGTTCGCCGAATGCGTAACCCCACGGGGTTCTGCCCGGAGCCGGCGTCGGTGCGAACGTCGCTCGTTACGGCGACGAGCGAATCGCGGACGTGACTGACCGCGTCGGGATCGGATCCCTCGTCCAGCCCGACGCGGAGGTTCGCCACGTTACTGTTGATGAACGAACTGTTCTCGACGGTAACGGGCGCTTTGTCGACGTAGGCACCGTTGTTCGCCATCCCCGCGATGCACGCGTTCCGGATCGTCGTCCGGGCGCCCCCCTCGGGGTGATACAGCGCCCGGTCTTGGTCCCTCCCACCCCCTTCCGGCCAGCAGAACCCACGAACGACGCCGCCGGGGTACAGGTCTAAGCCCGCTTTCGGTTCGGGGTTCTCCCCTCTGATCACGATGTTCTCTAAGGTACCGTAGACGGCCCCATCCATCGTCCCGGACTCCAATCGCAAGACGACGTCGCCGGAGGAGCCGGCTCCCACGAGGGCAGTACGGACATCCAATCCGGACCCGTTCCACCGGTAGGTTCCCGGTGGGAGACGGACCCGATCGCTCGTCCCGGGTCGCTGCTCGATGACCGGATCGACGGTGTCCCCCGACTCGATGGTCCGTCTTCCCCCACAGCCGGCGAGTCCGACGACACCTGCGGCACCGAGTGTCCGGAGCAGGGACCGACGATCGACCTCGGGCGCATTCATCACCCCTGTGTTCGCGGATTCTACTCAATAACTGCGACGACAAACCCCAACGTGTGACGATAGTATCCGATAGGTACCTCGTACGCAAGCGTCTGCAGATGACGATAGCTGGTCGAGAACCCGTCCGATCGAGTCGGCATCCGCCGCGTCAGCGATGCCACCCCGTCCAGCACGTCCCGTCAGCGAGCCGGCTGTCGACACGACGGATCGAACGGCTCGAACTGGAGTTCGGTCCGCTCGATTTCGCTTCGGTGGCCGTCGAGGAAGCGAGGATACTCGTCACCACGAACGACTCCCCGTTGGTTCGAACCGACCACAGTAGCACGTCGGACGGCCGAGACGGCTCTGCGTGCGTTCGACGGCGCCGGTCCCGACGCACCGTGTGGGTCCTGCCGGCGTCGCCGGCCGCGGGCCGGTAGCTTCAACGGACGAACCGGTGAACACCCACAGTGTGAGCCTCCCATCCCACACCCTGCCGAGCGGCGACGACCTCCCCGCGCTCGGGCTGGGGACGTACGGACTCGACGACGACGAGACGGAGACGAGCGTCCGCGCGGCGCTCGACGCCGGCTACACCCACGTCGACACGGCGGAGGGGTACCGCAACGAGGCGGTCATCGGCGACGTGCTCGCCGACTACGACCGCGACGACGTGTTCCTCACCTCGAAGGTGCTGGCGAAGAACCTGAACTACGAGAACGTGATCCGGTCGTGTGAGGCGTCGCTGGAGCGCCTCGGCACCGACTACCTCGACCTCTATCTGATCCACTGGCCGAACCCGGCCGTCTCCCTCCGGGAGACGCTCGACGCGATGGCTCGCCTCCACGAGCGCGGGCTGGTCCGCAACGTCGGCGTCTCCAACTTCAGCGCCTACCAGTTGAGCTGTGCCCACCACATCACGGACGTCCCCATCGCCGTCAACCAGATCGAGTTCCACCCGTGGTTCCAGCGGCCGGATCTGGTCGACTACTGCCACGAGTCGGACACCGTGATCGAGGCGTCGTCGCCGCTGGCACGCGCCGAGGTGTTCGACGACGAGGTCGTCCGCGACCTCGCCGAGACGTACGACAAGTCGCCCGCACAAGTCGTGTTGCGGTGGGCGCTCGACCGCGACGCCGTCGTGCTCCCGCGCTCGGCGACCCCCGAGCACGTCCGGGCGAACGCGGACCTCGACTGGTCGCTCGACGACACCGACCGCCGGCGACTCGACGAGCGCGACCGCGACGAGCCGGTGTACGACACGCCGACGCGCGACTGGACCCGGGAGACGTACGGCATCGAGCGGTAAGCCGTCCGAAACCGATATACTGGTCGCCGGAGCTACCCTCCGCATGGGGCTGTTGGTGCCGTACGACGGGTCCGCCCTGTCCAAGGCCGCACTGATCCGCGCAGAGCAGTTCGACGCTATCCTCGACGAGGGCGTGACCGCCCTCACCGTGATCCCCGAGAGCAACAGGCAGTACGCGCGCGATCGCGGCTGGATCGGACCGGACGAGACGTACACGCGCGCGGCGGTCGTGGCGAACCTCGAACGGTCGGTGTCTGCGATCTCGCCGAACGCCGTGTTCGAGTTCGTCACGGTCGGCCGGTCGGCCCCCTACGGCACGATTGCGAACCGCATCCGTCGGTACGCCCGCGACGCCGACGTCAGCATCCTGTTCCTCGGCAGCGAGAACGCCGGGCGGATGGTCGGCTCCCTGAGCGTCGGATCGGCGGTCGCCTCGGGCGGCGGCTACGACACGATGATCGTCTCCCAGCCGGTGCCGTCGAAGATCGAGGCACTGGAGGAGGCGTTCCCCAGCGAGGGGATCCTCCGGAGTGAGACAGAGTCGGGCGCGAAGCTCAGTCGGTGAGTTCGACGACGGCTCCCGACTCGGCGGACTCGTAGATCGCATCGAGCGTCCGGGCGTCACCGAGCGCGTGCTCGCCGTCCGGGTGGAACGGCTCGCCGGCCAGCAGGTGGTGGCCGAAGTAGGCGAACTCCGCTTCGGGTTGGTGGACCTGCTCGAAGTCGACATCGGCGCGGGTGCCGCCGCGGACGACCGCGAACCCGCGGTCCTCGCGCTCGTAGAACGCCGGGTCGAGGATCGCCCGCCCCTCGGTGCCGACCACTTCGAAGCGGCTGGCGTGTTGGGCGTTCTGGCTCACCGAACACATCGCCTCGACGCCGTCGGGGAACGTGAGCCGGTAGCTGGCGTGTTCGTCGACACCCGCGAACGCCTCGTGTTCGGTCCGGGTGGTGCCGAACACGCGCGTCGGCTCCGCGTCGAGCACGAACCGCGTCGTGTTGAGCGGGTAGACGCCGATGTCCATGAGCGCACAGCCGCCCGACAACGCCGGGTCGAGGCGCCACTGGTCGTGGTCGGTCGACAGCTCCCCGAGCATCGTCTGCGACATCGTCGCGTGGACGTGGACGACGTCGCCGAGCACGCCGGCGTCGAGCAGGTCCTTCAGCCGGCGGACCGCCGGGTCGGTCTGCATCCGGTAGCCGACCATGAGCGGGACGCCGGCGTCGTCGCAGGCGGCGACGAGCCGTTCGGCGCGCTCGGGCGTCGACTCCACCGGCTTCTCGCACAGCACCGCCTTCCCCTGCTCGGCGGCCGCCTCGACGTAGCCGAGGTGGGTCGCGTTCGGCGTCGCGACGTACACCGCGTCGTACTCGTCGGCGACCGCCCCCGAGCGGAGTTCCTCGGGCGCGACGCCGGTCAGGTCGCGGGCGGCGGCGACGGACTCGGTCGTCTCCGGGTCGACGTCGCAGACGACCGTCGCCTCCGTGTACGCCGAGCGCGCGATGCCGGGGAGCGCCCACTCGCGGGCGAACCAGCCGAGCCCGACGACGGCGATCCGGACGGGGTCGTCCACGGTGTCGGGGTCGAGCGTCTCCCAGTCGCGTCGGGTGAAGTCGTCGAGGTACGCGGCCAGATCGGTGTCCATGTCGACCGGTCGACGGGGCCGGGGCGAATAACTCCGGCGACGGCGGCCGAGCCGGCGCAGCTCCCGGAAGCGCTATCACGGCCACTTGCGACCGGACGGGCGTGACCGACACGACCGCACGGATCGGCGTCCTCGGCGGGATGAGCAGCCAGTCGACGGTGGAGTACTACCGCGGTCTCGACGCCGGCGTCAACGACGCCCGCGGCGGCCACCACGCCGCCGACCTTGCGATCCGCAGCGTCGACTTCGGGCGGATCGAGGCGTTCATCCGCGAAGAGCGGTGGACGGCGGCGGGGGAGTTCCTCGCGGCGGCGGCCGGCGATCTGGAGGCCGCCGGCGCCGACGTCGTGCTCATGGCGACGAACACGATGCACCGGGTCGCCCCGGCGATCGAGGCGGCGCTGTCGGTGCCGTTCGTCCACATCGTCGACCCGACCGCGGCGGCGGTTCGGGAGG
The sequence above is a segment of the Halobaculum lipolyticum genome. Coding sequences within it:
- the gfo6 gene encoding D-xylose 1-dehydrogenase Gfo6 gives rise to the protein MDTDLAAYLDDFTRRDWETLDPDTVDDPVRIAVVGLGWFAREWALPGIARSAYTEATVVCDVDPETTESVAAARDLTGVAPEELRSGAVADEYDAVYVATPNATHLGYVEAAAEQGKAVLCEKPVESTPERAERLVAACDDAGVPLMVGYRMQTDPAVRRLKDLLDAGVLGDVVHVHATMSQTMLGELSTDHDQWRLDPALSGGCALMDIGVYPLNTTRFVLDAEPTRVFGTTRTEHEAFAGVDEHASYRLTFPDGVEAMCSVSQNAQHASRFEVVGTEGRAILDPAFYEREDRGFAVVRGGTRADVDFEQVHQPEAEFAYFGHHLLAGEPFHPDGEHALGDARTLDAIYESAESGAVVELTD
- a CDS encoding aldo/keto reductase: MSLPSHTLPSGDDLPALGLGTYGLDDDETETSVRAALDAGYTHVDTAEGYRNEAVIGDVLADYDRDDVFLTSKVLAKNLNYENVIRSCEASLERLGTDYLDLYLIHWPNPAVSLRETLDAMARLHERGLVRNVGVSNFSAYQLSCAHHITDVPIAVNQIEFHPWFQRPDLVDYCHESDTVIEASSPLARAEVFDDEVVRDLAETYDKSPAQVVLRWALDRDAVVLPRSATPEHVRANADLDWSLDDTDRRRLDERDRDEPVYDTPTRDWTRETYGIER
- a CDS encoding universal stress protein, whose amino-acid sequence is MGLLVPYDGSALSKAALIRAEQFDAILDEGVTALTVIPESNRQYARDRGWIGPDETYTRAAVVANLERSVSAISPNAVFEFVTVGRSAPYGTIANRIRRYARDADVSILFLGSENAGRMVGSLSVGSAVASGGGYDTMIVSQPVPSKIEALEEAFPSEGILRSETESGAKLSR